One stretch of Nicotiana tabacum cultivar K326 chromosome 18, ASM71507v2, whole genome shotgun sequence DNA includes these proteins:
- the LOC107817023 gene encoding CBL-interacting serine/threonine-protein kinase 3 isoform X3 yields the protein MVMGSKTKIFIVLEFITGGELFDKIVNHGRMHEKEARKYFQQLINVVDYCHSRGVYHRDLKPENLLLDASGNLKVSDFGLSALSQQVRDDGLLHTSCGTPNYVAPEVLNDHGYDGTTADLWSCGVILFVLLAGYLPFDDSNLMNLYKKISAAEFSCPPWMSFGAMKLITRILDPNPMTRITIPEILEDEWFKKDYKPPVFDEKKDANLDDVEAVFKDSEEYHVTEKKEEQPTPMNAFELISMSRGLNLGNLFDEQEFKRETRFTSKCPANEIISKIEEAVKPLGFDVHKKNYKMRLENVKAGRKGNLNVATEVFQVAPSLHMVEVRKAKGDTLEFHKFYKNLSTSLEDVVWKTEEDMQNR from the exons ATG GTGATGGGTAGCAAGACGAAGATATTCATTGTTCTGGAATTCATTACAGGTGGAGAGCTCTTTGATAAAATT GTAAATCATGGACGGATGCATGaaaaagaagcaaggaaatatTTTCAGCAGCTCATTAATGTTGTTGATTATTGTCATAGCAGGGGAGTCTACCATAGAGATCTAAAG CCTGAAAATTTACTGTTGGATGCCTCTGGAAACCTTAAAGTTTCTGATTTTGGATTGAGTGCTCTGTCCCAGCAAGTCAGG GATGATGGTTTACTCCATACCTCGTGTGGAACCCCTAACTATGTTGCTCCTGAG GTACTCAATGATCATGGATATGACGGCACAACAGCGGATCTTTGGTCGTGTGGAGTCATACTCTTTGTATTGCTTGCAGGTTACTTGCCTTTTGATGACTCTAATCTTATGAACCTGTATAAAAAA ATCTCCGCTGCTGAATTTTCTTGCCCACCTTGGATGTCTTTTGGCGCTATGAAGTTAATTACTCGCATTTTGGATCCAAATCCTATGACA CGTATTACCATCCCAGAAATTTTGGAGGATGAGTGGTTCAAGAAAGATTATAAACCTCCTGTTTTTGATGAGAAAAAAGATGCCAACCTGGATGATGTTGAAGCTGTATTCAAGGATTCTGAA GAATATCATGTAACAGAGAAAAAAGAAGAGCAGCCAACTCCTATGAATGCATTCGAGTTGATCTCAATGTCAAGAGGACTCAACCTTGGGAATCTCTTCGATGAACAG GAATTTAAGAGAGAAACAAGGTTCACATCTAAATGCCCGGCCAATGAAATAATCAGTAAGATTGAAGAAGCTGTAAAGCCCCTTGGTTTTGATGTTCACAAAAAGAATTACAAG ATGAGGCTGGAAAATGTTAAAGCTGGAAGAAAAGGGAACCTTAATGTTGCCACTGAG GTATTTCAAGTCGCCCCTTCTCTTCATATGGTTGAAGTGCGAAAAGCAAAAGGCGATACTTTG
- the LOC107817023 gene encoding CBL-interacting serine/threonine-protein kinase 3 isoform X2: MNQAKIKRRVGKYEMGRTIGEGTFAKVKFARNSETGEAVAIKILDKDKVLKHKMAEQIKREIATMKLIRHPHVVRLYEVMGSKTKIFIVLEFITGGELFDKIVNHGRMHEKEARKYFQQLINVVDYCHSRGVYHRDLKPENLLLDASGNLKVSDFGLSALSQQVRDDGLLHTSCGTPNYVAPEVLNDHGYDGTTADLWSCGVILFVLLAGYLPFDDSNLMNLYKKISAAEFSCPPWMSFGAMKLITRILDPNPMTRITIPEILEDEWFKKDYKPPVFDEKKDANLDDVEAVFKDSEEYHVTEKKEEQPTPMNAFELISMSRGLNLGNLFDEQEFKRETRFTSKCPANEIISKIEEAVKPLGFDVHKKNYKMRLENVKAGRKGNLNVATEVFQVAPSLHMVEVRKAKGDTLEFHKFYKNLSTSLEDVVWKTEEDMQNR; the protein is encoded by the exons ATGAATCAGGCAAAAATCAAGCGTAGAGTTGGTAAATATGAAATGGGAAGGACAATTGGTGAGGGAACATTTGCTAAAGTCAAGTTTGCAAGGAATTCAGAGACAGGAGAGGCTGTAGCAATCAAGATTCTTGATAAGGATAAGGTCCTGAAACACAAAATGGCTGAGCAG ATAAAGCGGGAGATAGCTACAATGAAGTTAATCAGACATCCACATGTTGTTCGATTATACGAG GTGATGGGTAGCAAGACGAAGATATTCATTGTTCTGGAATTCATTACAGGTGGAGAGCTCTTTGATAAAATT GTAAATCATGGACGGATGCATGaaaaagaagcaaggaaatatTTTCAGCAGCTCATTAATGTTGTTGATTATTGTCATAGCAGGGGAGTCTACCATAGAGATCTAAAG CCTGAAAATTTACTGTTGGATGCCTCTGGAAACCTTAAAGTTTCTGATTTTGGATTGAGTGCTCTGTCCCAGCAAGTCAGG GATGATGGTTTACTCCATACCTCGTGTGGAACCCCTAACTATGTTGCTCCTGAG GTACTCAATGATCATGGATATGACGGCACAACAGCGGATCTTTGGTCGTGTGGAGTCATACTCTTTGTATTGCTTGCAGGTTACTTGCCTTTTGATGACTCTAATCTTATGAACCTGTATAAAAAA ATCTCCGCTGCTGAATTTTCTTGCCCACCTTGGATGTCTTTTGGCGCTATGAAGTTAATTACTCGCATTTTGGATCCAAATCCTATGACA CGTATTACCATCCCAGAAATTTTGGAGGATGAGTGGTTCAAGAAAGATTATAAACCTCCTGTTTTTGATGAGAAAAAAGATGCCAACCTGGATGATGTTGAAGCTGTATTCAAGGATTCTGAA GAATATCATGTAACAGAGAAAAAAGAAGAGCAGCCAACTCCTATGAATGCATTCGAGTTGATCTCAATGTCAAGAGGACTCAACCTTGGGAATCTCTTCGATGAACAG GAATTTAAGAGAGAAACAAGGTTCACATCTAAATGCCCGGCCAATGAAATAATCAGTAAGATTGAAGAAGCTGTAAAGCCCCTTGGTTTTGATGTTCACAAAAAGAATTACAAG ATGAGGCTGGAAAATGTTAAAGCTGGAAGAAAAGGGAACCTTAATGTTGCCACTGAG GTATTTCAAGTCGCCCCTTCTCTTCATATGGTTGAAGTGCGAAAAGCAAAAGGCGATACTTTG
- the LOC107817023 gene encoding CBL-interacting serine/threonine-protein kinase 3 isoform X1 translates to MNQAKIKRRVGKYEMGRTIGEGTFAKVKFARNSETGEAVAIKILDKDKVLKHKMAEQIKREIATMKLIRHPHVVRLYEVMGSKTKIFIVLEFITGGELFDKIVNHGRMHEKEARKYFQQLINVVDYCHSRGVYHRDLKPENLLLDASGNLKVSDFGLSALSQQVRDDGLLHTSCGTPNYVAPEVLNDHGYDGTTADLWSCGVILFVLLAGYLPFDDSNLMNLYKKISAAEFSCPPWMSFGAMKLITRILDPNPMTRITIPEILEDEWFKKDYKPPVFDEKKDANLDDVEAVFKDSEQEYHVTEKKEEQPTPMNAFELISMSRGLNLGNLFDEQEFKRETRFTSKCPANEIISKIEEAVKPLGFDVHKKNYKMRLENVKAGRKGNLNVATEVFQVAPSLHMVEVRKAKGDTLEFHKFYKNLSTSLEDVVWKTEEDMQNR, encoded by the exons ATGAATCAGGCAAAAATCAAGCGTAGAGTTGGTAAATATGAAATGGGAAGGACAATTGGTGAGGGAACATTTGCTAAAGTCAAGTTTGCAAGGAATTCAGAGACAGGAGAGGCTGTAGCAATCAAGATTCTTGATAAGGATAAGGTCCTGAAACACAAAATGGCTGAGCAG ATAAAGCGGGAGATAGCTACAATGAAGTTAATCAGACATCCACATGTTGTTCGATTATACGAG GTGATGGGTAGCAAGACGAAGATATTCATTGTTCTGGAATTCATTACAGGTGGAGAGCTCTTTGATAAAATT GTAAATCATGGACGGATGCATGaaaaagaagcaaggaaatatTTTCAGCAGCTCATTAATGTTGTTGATTATTGTCATAGCAGGGGAGTCTACCATAGAGATCTAAAG CCTGAAAATTTACTGTTGGATGCCTCTGGAAACCTTAAAGTTTCTGATTTTGGATTGAGTGCTCTGTCCCAGCAAGTCAGG GATGATGGTTTACTCCATACCTCGTGTGGAACCCCTAACTATGTTGCTCCTGAG GTACTCAATGATCATGGATATGACGGCACAACAGCGGATCTTTGGTCGTGTGGAGTCATACTCTTTGTATTGCTTGCAGGTTACTTGCCTTTTGATGACTCTAATCTTATGAACCTGTATAAAAAA ATCTCCGCTGCTGAATTTTCTTGCCCACCTTGGATGTCTTTTGGCGCTATGAAGTTAATTACTCGCATTTTGGATCCAAATCCTATGACA CGTATTACCATCCCAGAAATTTTGGAGGATGAGTGGTTCAAGAAAGATTATAAACCTCCTGTTTTTGATGAGAAAAAAGATGCCAACCTGGATGATGTTGAAGCTGTATTCAAGGATTCTGAA CAGGAATATCATGTAACAGAGAAAAAAGAAGAGCAGCCAACTCCTATGAATGCATTCGAGTTGATCTCAATGTCAAGAGGACTCAACCTTGGGAATCTCTTCGATGAACAG GAATTTAAGAGAGAAACAAGGTTCACATCTAAATGCCCGGCCAATGAAATAATCAGTAAGATTGAAGAAGCTGTAAAGCCCCTTGGTTTTGATGTTCACAAAAAGAATTACAAG ATGAGGCTGGAAAATGTTAAAGCTGGAAGAAAAGGGAACCTTAATGTTGCCACTGAG GTATTTCAAGTCGCCCCTTCTCTTCATATGGTTGAAGTGCGAAAAGCAAAAGGCGATACTTTG